The following coding sequences lie in one Maribacter forsetii DSM 18668 genomic window:
- a CDS encoding isopenicillin N synthase family dioxygenase, whose amino-acid sequence MSLVPSVDLSDFLSEDPKRKQKFINEIGKAFEDIGFVALSGHFLSEEFVDTLYSEIKEFFDLPSDVKDGYQIEGIGGQRGYTSFGKEHAKGRKEGDLKEFWHFGQYVEDNDELEKEYPANVIVEELPKFNEVGKETYKMLEKTARYVLRALALHLNLDEFYFDDFIKNGNSILRPIHYPPITSEPKNAVRAAAHGDINLITLLMGAHGKGLQVQNHDGEWVDAIARPDQLMINVGDMLSRLTNNKLLSTIHQVVNPPRELWGTSRYSVPFFMHPVSEMPLNCLENCIDEDHPKLYEDITAGEFLHERLIDLGLIKK is encoded by the coding sequence ATGAGCTTAGTACCTAGTGTTGATTTGTCGGATTTTCTTTCGGAAGACCCAAAAAGAAAACAAAAGTTTATTAATGAAATTGGAAAAGCATTTGAAGATATTGGATTCGTAGCATTAAGCGGACATTTTTTATCCGAGGAATTTGTGGATACCTTATATTCAGAAATTAAGGAATTTTTTGATTTACCTAGTGATGTAAAGGATGGATACCAAATTGAAGGTATTGGTGGGCAACGCGGTTATACTTCATTTGGCAAGGAGCACGCCAAGGGTAGAAAAGAAGGCGATTTAAAGGAGTTCTGGCATTTTGGACAATATGTAGAAGATAATGACGAACTAGAAAAGGAATATCCTGCAAATGTAATAGTAGAAGAACTTCCAAAATTTAATGAAGTAGGTAAAGAAACCTATAAAATGTTAGAGAAAACTGCCAGATACGTTTTACGTGCTTTGGCTTTACATTTGAATTTAGATGAATTTTATTTTGATGATTTCATTAAAAATGGAAATTCAATCTTGCGTCCTATACATTATCCACCAATTACATCTGAACCTAAAAACGCTGTAAGAGCAGCAGCTCATGGAGATATTAACCTTATTACACTGTTAATGGGTGCTCATGGTAAGGGACTTCAAGTACAAAACCACGATGGGGAGTGGGTTGATGCCATTGCAAGACCAGATCAATTGATGATCAACGTTGGCGACATGCTTTCTCGTCTTACGAACAACAAACTATTGTCTACCATACATCAAGTAGTTAATCCGCCAAGAGAATTATGGGGCACATCTAGATATTCGGTTCCATTTTTTATGCACCCTGTTAGTGAGATGCCTTTAAATTGCCTTGAGAACTGCATTGACGAAGACCACCCGAAGCTGTACGAAGATATTACAGCTGGTGAATTTTTACATGAAAGATTAATAGACCTTGGGTTAATTAAAAAGTAA
- a CDS encoding translation initiation factor, with the protein MDLKDQLKNLFPDHEAEETPVEKSTDNPIWLQDDPIICKYEKRKGKPITILEGYNGADEDFKKLAKELKTKLSVGGSFKDNKIIIQGDYRDKIMAILKDKGFSVKRVGG; encoded by the coding sequence ATGGATCTTAAAGACCAGTTAAAGAACTTATTCCCCGATCATGAGGCTGAGGAAACTCCCGTTGAAAAATCAACGGATAATCCTATTTGGCTTCAAGATGACCCAATCATATGTAAGTATGAAAAACGTAAAGGCAAACCAATAACTATTCTAGAGGGATACAACGGCGCCGATGAAGATTTTAAGAAACTAGCCAAAGAATTGAAGACTAAACTTAGTGTAGGAGGCAGTTTCAAGGATAATAAAATTATTATTCAGGGCGATTATAGGGATAAAATCATGGCAATACTGAAAGATAAAGGCTTTTCTGTGAAGCGAGTAGGCGGTTAA
- a CDS encoding DUF1835 domain-containing protein translates to MSSLLHITNGDVFTERLQKLNLDGDVITWREMLCEGQTLPNVGTESFWKARFEFLNKNYKVSKSWFIEKTLKEYRSLCSHKQQDHIVLWFEYDLFCQVNMLAVISWLLTHRKYAQISLVCSGKEDNSDKLYSLNELSDEQLLGLYNNKKVLSQDDTEYADYVWQLYCSNNPIRLENLTDFENYQFDYLGDAVKTHLKRFPSINNGLNEMENTILQLAIDKKPKSKTEYMDVLLKNQGNLGFSNTQYDRAITRLKPLITSLNPVRLSKKGKEILKGQTSYYSCIQDNDVYLGGALKYNFLYNTSTNRILKL, encoded by the coding sequence ATGAGTTCTCTCTTGCACATAACCAACGGCGATGTTTTCACCGAACGTCTCCAAAAATTAAACTTAGATGGCGATGTCATCACATGGCGCGAAATGCTATGCGAAGGACAAACCTTACCTAATGTAGGTACAGAATCTTTTTGGAAAGCTCGATTCGAGTTTCTCAATAAAAATTATAAAGTTTCAAAATCTTGGTTTATAGAAAAGACCCTAAAAGAATACAGGTCTTTATGTAGCCACAAACAACAAGATCATATCGTGCTTTGGTTCGAGTATGATCTTTTTTGTCAAGTAAATATGCTAGCGGTTATCAGCTGGTTGTTAACGCACAGAAAATACGCTCAAATATCATTGGTCTGTAGCGGAAAAGAAGATAATTCCGATAAATTATATAGCCTTAACGAACTTTCTGACGAGCAATTATTAGGTTTATATAATAACAAAAAGGTATTGTCGCAAGATGATACAGAATACGCAGATTATGTATGGCAATTATATTGTAGTAACAATCCTATTCGTTTAGAAAATTTAACGGACTTTGAGAACTATCAATTTGATTACCTAGGTGATGCCGTAAAGACTCATTTAAAACGTTTCCCTAGCATCAATAACGGTTTAAATGAAATGGAGAATACCATTTTGCAACTTGCTATTGACAAGAAACCAAAATCAAAAACGGAATACATGGATGTTTTACTTAAAAACCAGGGCAACCTAGGTTTTTCTAACACACAGTACGACCGCGCCATAACTAGGCTAAAACCATTGATTACAAGCCTAAATCCTGTTCGCCTTTCTAAAAAAGGAAAAGAGATTTTAAAAGGACAAACAAGTTATTACTCTTGCATTCAAGACAATGATGTGTATTTAGGAGGTGCTTTAAAGTACAATTTCCTCTACAACACTAGTACGAACCGAATCTTAAAATTATAG
- a CDS encoding nucleoside phosphorylase: protein MQLKPAELIINEDGSIYHLNLLPEDIANTIITVGDPDRVHQVSRHFDTVEVKKGKREFHTHTGHLNGKRISVISTGIGTDNIDIVLNELDALVNIDFKTRTLKEKHTSLDIIRIGTTGAIQPDIPIDSFLISKYSIGFDGLLHFYEHDKINFPEIEDEFIAHTSWDSYKARPYVLSYSEKLGKLFNDNRIRLGFTATNTGFYGPQQRQLRIKPSQMELMEKLSTFKFKELQLTNLEMETSGIYALAQLLGHEAVSMNCILANRSTGEFSITPTESVDRLIEFCLNRLA, encoded by the coding sequence ATGCAATTAAAGCCTGCTGAGCTTATCATCAATGAAGATGGTAGCATTTACCACCTTAACTTACTACCAGAAGATATAGCGAACACCATTATTACCGTAGGTGACCCAGACAGGGTTCATCAGGTATCTCGACATTTTGATACTGTAGAAGTAAAGAAAGGTAAGCGCGAATTCCATACACATACCGGTCATTTAAACGGTAAACGTATTTCGGTAATATCTACAGGAATTGGCACGGACAATATCGATATCGTTTTAAACGAGTTAGACGCTCTTGTAAATATTGATTTTAAGACAAGAACACTTAAAGAGAAACACACTTCTTTAGATATCATTAGAATTGGTACTACGGGAGCCATACAACCAGATATTCCAATTGATTCTTTTTTGATCAGTAAATACTCAATTGGGTTTGATGGCTTGTTGCACTTTTATGAGCATGATAAAATCAACTTTCCAGAAATAGAAGATGAATTTATCGCACATACCTCTTGGGATTCTTATAAAGCGAGGCCATATGTACTCTCCTACTCAGAAAAACTTGGGAAACTGTTTAATGATAATCGTATACGATTAGGCTTCACAGCAACAAATACAGGGTTTTACGGACCACAACAGCGTCAATTAAGAATTAAGCCTAGCCAAATGGAATTGATGGAGAAATTATCGACGTTTAAGTTCAAAGAGCTTCAATTAACCAACCTAGAAATGGAAACTTCAGGTATTTATGCCTTGGCCCAACTCTTAGGTCATGAGGCGGTTTCTATGAATTGCATTTTAGCCAACAGATCTACTGGTGAGTTTTCAATTACTCCAACAGAATCAGTTGATAGGTTAATAGAATTTTGCTTGAACCGATTGGCTTAA
- the ppk1 gene encoding polyphosphate kinase 1, translating to MKRDNLKHRDINWLYFNERVLLEAKSTDTPLLERLKFLAIFSSNLDEYFKVRVSQLRQIKHLDKKFRKKLMFKANTTLQRILKTINEQQVEFGNVIKATLAELEDHNIYVRNTSNFTNQQKVFLESLFDKRIREFCAVHKENLELTDGALYLAVTHPNQKYSIVEIPTENQDRFISLPGDGHQFCYLDDAIRLNIQKLLPQKEIIDCYSIKLSRDAELYLEDDYSDIELVEKIYNSLDKRLYGQATRLLYDGCMPNWLIESLKSDFNLGTVDLSPGGAYHNLSDFFSFPLPDGTEHLQYQEKPALPHPVLSHTSNIFESISVKDQLVHFPYQDFKVVEEFLTTAATDPNVIAIKMTIYRIAKSSSLADAILTALDNNKEVTLFVEAQARFDEANNIKWGRIFEEKGAKVIFSIPQVKVHSKIAMVFRKEEDKVKRYAYIGTGNFNAKTSKIYCDHGLFTANKKITKDLGQVFQVLERKIIVPKLKRLLVSPFTTRITFLNLIQNEINAAREGKKAAITAKMNSLEDSDMIRALYRAVNAGVDVRLIVRGFCCYLTANDDPSDGMKDNVYITSIVDRYLEHGRIYLFENEGDELMYIGSADWMTRNLDRRIEVLTPILDPDIFDELKHILALQLNDNQKARVLDLENTNKKVAQLPNEDSIRSQYAIYDYLKNKLDENR from the coding sequence ATGAAAAGAGACAACCTGAAGCATAGAGATATTAATTGGCTTTATTTCAATGAACGTGTATTACTTGAAGCAAAAAGTACCGATACACCTTTATTAGAACGATTGAAGTTTTTGGCTATCTTTTCATCTAACCTAGATGAGTATTTTAAAGTTCGTGTTTCTCAACTACGACAAATAAAGCATCTAGACAAAAAGTTTCGAAAGAAACTAATGTTTAAGGCCAATACCACTTTACAGCGCATATTAAAAACGATTAATGAGCAACAAGTTGAGTTTGGTAATGTAATCAAAGCTACCCTTGCAGAATTAGAAGATCATAATATCTATGTTCGCAATACATCCAACTTTACGAACCAACAAAAAGTGTTTTTAGAGTCATTATTTGACAAGCGTATAAGAGAGTTTTGTGCGGTACATAAAGAAAATTTAGAATTAACGGATGGGGCACTTTATTTGGCGGTAACGCACCCTAACCAAAAATATAGTATTGTTGAAATACCCACAGAAAACCAAGACAGATTTATAAGTTTACCTGGCGACGGACATCAATTTTGCTATTTGGATGATGCCATAAGATTGAATATTCAAAAATTACTCCCTCAGAAAGAAATTATCGATTGTTATTCCATTAAACTTTCCAGGGATGCTGAATTATATTTAGAAGATGACTATTCTGATATTGAATTAGTAGAAAAAATCTACAATTCACTTGATAAACGTTTATACGGACAGGCAACCCGTTTACTTTATGATGGATGCATGCCAAATTGGTTGATAGAATCGCTAAAGTCCGATTTTAACTTGGGCACGGTAGACTTGTCCCCCGGCGGAGCATATCATAATTTGTCGGATTTCTTTTCTTTTCCACTACCTGATGGAACGGAACATTTACAATATCAAGAAAAACCGGCTTTACCACATCCCGTGCTATCGCATACCAGTAATATATTTGAAAGTATCTCCGTAAAAGACCAATTGGTACATTTTCCGTATCAGGACTTCAAAGTAGTTGAGGAATTTCTGACCACAGCAGCCACGGATCCCAATGTTATTGCTATAAAAATGACCATTTATCGCATTGCCAAGTCTTCATCACTGGCAGATGCTATATTAACCGCATTGGATAATAACAAAGAGGTTACTTTATTTGTAGAAGCCCAAGCTAGGTTTGATGAAGCTAATAACATTAAATGGGGACGTATTTTTGAGGAAAAGGGTGCCAAAGTTATTTTCAGTATACCTCAAGTAAAGGTACACTCTAAAATAGCAATGGTATTTAGAAAGGAAGAGGACAAAGTAAAACGATACGCCTATATAGGAACCGGTAATTTCAACGCTAAAACATCAAAAATTTATTGTGACCACGGACTATTTACCGCTAATAAAAAAATAACCAAAGATTTAGGGCAGGTTTTTCAGGTTTTGGAGCGAAAAATCATAGTACCAAAGCTAAAACGCCTTTTAGTTTCTCCGTTTACCACTAGAATTACATTTTTAAATCTTATTCAAAACGAAATCAACGCTGCCCGAGAAGGTAAAAAAGCTGCTATTACGGCTAAAATGAACAGCCTTGAGGATTCTGATATGATTAGGGCATTGTACAGAGCCGTTAATGCAGGTGTAGATGTTCGGCTTATAGTCAGAGGTTTTTGTTGCTATCTAACTGCCAATGATGACCCTAGCGACGGAATGAAAGATAATGTTTACATCACTAGTATTGTAGATCGTTATTTAGAGCATGGCAGAATTTACCTGTTCGAAAATGAAGGTGACGAACTGATGTATATTGGTTCTGCAGATTGGATGACCCGTAACCTAGACCGACGAATAGAAGTATTGACCCCTATTCTAGATCCCGATATTTTTGACGAGTTAAAACATATTCTTGCCCTACAATTAAACGACAATCAAAAAGCACGTGTTCTAGATTTGGAAAACACTAATAAAAAAGTAGCGCAATTACCTAATGAAGACAGCATACGCTCTCAATATGCTATTTACGATTACCTTAAAAATAAATTAGATGAAAACCGTTAA
- a CDS encoding substrate-binding domain-containing protein translates to MKTVKIIGVPEHFNLPWHLAIEEGAFEERGINLEWTEVPEGTGKMSEMLKNNETDLAIILTEGIVKSITEGNEVKIIQEYIASPLLWGIHVDAKSSFTSLNDLKDTTAAISRYGSGSHLMSYVQATEMGWDTENLKFNLINNLEGAVEGLSTGTADYFMWERFTTKPLVDRGVFKHLGNCPTPWPCFVLVGTNSFLKENEGILNHILAIINMYTVEFKQIPRIDATLANRYHQKLEDIQEWLKITQWSQKQLPESTLKKVQQTLIELNLIEKVIPSSQILK, encoded by the coding sequence ATGAAAACCGTTAAGATCATAGGTGTACCAGAACATTTTAACCTTCCATGGCACTTGGCCATCGAAGAAGGGGCTTTTGAAGAAAGGGGAATTAATTTAGAATGGACCGAAGTACCCGAAGGTACGGGTAAAATGAGCGAAATGCTCAAAAACAACGAGACCGACCTTGCAATTATCTTAACCGAAGGCATTGTAAAAAGCATAACCGAAGGCAATGAGGTGAAAATTATTCAAGAATACATTGCCTCTCCCCTTCTTTGGGGAATTCACGTAGACGCCAAAAGCTCCTTTACCTCCCTAAACGATTTAAAGGATACTACTGCCGCTATAAGCCGTTACGGTAGCGGTAGCCATCTAATGTCCTACGTACAAGCTACAGAAATGGGCTGGGACACTGAAAATTTGAAATTCAATTTAATTAATAATTTAGAAGGGGCTGTTGAAGGCTTATCTACTGGAACTGCAGATTACTTCATGTGGGAACGTTTTACTACAAAACCACTTGTAGATCGTGGAGTTTTTAAACACTTAGGAAATTGCCCTACACCATGGCCTTGTTTCGTTTTGGTAGGTACTAATTCATTTTTAAAAGAGAACGAGGGTATATTGAACCACATACTTGCAATCATTAACATGTATACGGTTGAATTTAAACAGATACCTAGAATAGATGCTACGTTAGCAAATAGGTATCATCAAAAATTAGAAGATATACAAGAATGGCTAAAAATAACTCAATGGAGCCAAAAACAACTACCGGAAAGTACCTTGAAAAAGGTTCAACAGACCTTAATAGAATTAAATTTGATAGAAAAAGTAATTCCCTCCTCGCAAATATTAAAGTAA
- a CDS encoding response regulator has translation MNNLDRLNTILLVDDDDASNFLHSIFINKLDMDVNINSALNGQEAIDFILGKGQEQLELPCMVMLDLRMPVMDGWQFMDAYDALVPKKLKDQITIVLVTISDNKEDKERAADDKYVADFAQKPLSDETFKALIQKHYSLAAI, from the coding sequence ATGAATAATTTAGATAGGTTAAATACTATTTTACTGGTAGATGATGATGATGCAAGCAACTTCTTACATTCCATTTTTATCAATAAATTAGATATGGATGTGAATATCAACTCTGCGCTCAACGGTCAAGAAGCTATAGATTTTATTCTTGGAAAAGGTCAGGAACAATTAGAATTACCGTGTATGGTGATGCTTGATTTAAGAATGCCTGTTATGGACGGATGGCAGTTTATGGATGCTTATGATGCTTTAGTTCCTAAAAAACTTAAAGACCAAATCACTATTGTTCTTGTAACCATAAGTGACAATAAAGAGGATAAAGAACGTGCTGCGGATGATAAATATGTTGCGGATTTTGCTCAGAAACCACTTTCTGATGAAACCTTCAAAGCATTAATTCAAAAGCATTACAGTTTAGCTGCTATTTAA
- a CDS encoding uracil-DNA glycosylase: MNIDLDNSWEKQLSQEFEKPYFKELKQFVSLEYEEYTCYPQYAEVFSAFNHCKFEETKVVILGQDPYHGPNQANGLCFSVQDEIKHPPSLVNIFKEIETDMNTPYPDSGNLERWAKQGVLLLNATLTVRAHEAGSHQKHGWEVFTNAVISKLSDNRKNIVFMLWGGYAKKKVKLIDAKNHFILTSGHPSPLSANRGYWFGNHHFSSCNKILDDLGNKTITW, encoded by the coding sequence ATGAATATTGATTTAGATAATAGTTGGGAGAAACAGTTGTCACAAGAATTTGAAAAGCCGTATTTTAAAGAGTTAAAGCAGTTTGTTTCGCTTGAATATGAAGAGTATACGTGTTATCCACAGTATGCTGAGGTTTTTTCAGCTTTTAACCACTGTAAGTTTGAAGAAACCAAAGTGGTTATTTTAGGTCAAGATCCATATCATGGACCTAATCAAGCAAATGGATTGTGTTTTTCGGTTCAGGATGAAATAAAACATCCGCCATCATTGGTCAACATTTTTAAAGAAATTGAAACCGATATGAATACTCCGTACCCAGATAGTGGTAATCTAGAACGATGGGCAAAACAAGGCGTACTCTTATTAAATGCTACGCTTACGGTAAGGGCTCATGAAGCTGGTAGTCATCAAAAACATGGTTGGGAAGTATTTACCAATGCAGTGATTTCAAAATTGTCGGATAATAGGAAAAATATAGTTTTCATGCTCTGGGGCGGGTATGCAAAGAAGAAGGTAAAACTAATAGATGCAAAAAATCATTTTATACTAACATCTGGTCACCCTTCACCCTTAAGCGCAAATCGTGGATATTGGTTTGGAAACCATCATTTTTCTTCTTGTAATAAAATATTAGACGATTTAGGCAATAAAACAATCACGTGGTAA
- a CDS encoding endonuclease MutS2 — MANIHSKTLQDLEFPSVLQQVSARCHTELGKQAALEIAPFITDEVIKVELGKTAEYLSSLISENRIPNHGFDTINADLKLLKIENTTLELQGFKRIASICTTVAQHQKFFKKFKEYYPLFYDFALKLEQNTEIPILINNVIDRFGEVKDNASEELFTIRRQINAVRGKISQSFGSALNTYQSSDYLDEIRESVVENRRVLAVKAMYRKKVKGAVMGTSKTGSIVYIEPEASLKYSRELNNLEFEEKEEVQRILKQLTNQIRPFRALLSDYQDFLTQVDVIAAKAKHAEDINALLPKINSNNRLFLRDAYHPLLFLNNKRKGEKTYPQTIELHDENRIIVISGPNAGGKSITLKTIGLLQVMLQSGMLIPVHERSEVCFFKKILTDIGDNQSIENHLSTYSYRLKNMNQFLKRCDNNTLFLIDEFGTGSDPELGGALAEAFLEVFYERGSYGVITTHYANLKALANELPHVTNANMLFDGKTLEPTFQLILGQAGSSFTFEVAQKNGIPYSLINKAKKKIERGKVRFDATIAKLQKERSKMAQTGSRLKEEEDKAREENERLEKLNAKIKSKLENYQELYDHDQRMIQLGNKVNVAADKYFQDNKKRPLVSELLRIVETENSKRKKKTANQAKAERAKKAKVAQEVQKEVKVIREKKKVEKKKAIFKEKNKPRPVFKIGDRVRMLDGKAVGSIDSLEKGKAIVNYGIFTTNVSVDQLEMVQKKK, encoded by the coding sequence GTGGCAAACATACATTCCAAAACATTACAAGACTTAGAATTCCCCTCTGTATTACAACAAGTTTCTGCGCGTTGCCATACGGAGCTAGGTAAACAAGCGGCATTAGAAATTGCTCCGTTCATTACTGACGAAGTTATCAAAGTAGAGCTTGGCAAAACAGCCGAATATTTATCTTCTCTTATTAGTGAAAATCGAATTCCCAATCACGGTTTCGACACCATTAATGCCGACCTGAAACTTCTAAAGATTGAAAATACGACGTTAGAGCTACAAGGGTTCAAAAGAATAGCAAGTATTTGTACCACAGTAGCACAACATCAAAAGTTCTTTAAAAAATTTAAGGAATACTATCCCCTATTTTATGATTTCGCTTTAAAACTAGAGCAAAACACAGAAATTCCAATTTTAATCAATAACGTGATTGATCGATTTGGAGAGGTAAAGGACAATGCATCAGAAGAGCTGTTTACCATCAGGAGGCAAATAAATGCTGTTCGCGGAAAGATCAGTCAAAGTTTTGGTTCTGCCTTAAACACGTATCAATCTTCAGATTATTTAGATGAGATCAGAGAGTCTGTGGTTGAAAATAGACGTGTTTTAGCAGTAAAAGCCATGTACCGTAAGAAAGTAAAAGGTGCCGTGATGGGCACGTCAAAAACCGGAAGCATTGTCTACATAGAACCAGAAGCTTCTCTAAAATATAGTCGAGAACTTAATAATTTAGAGTTTGAAGAAAAAGAAGAAGTACAGCGTATTCTAAAACAATTAACAAATCAAATAAGACCATTTAGAGCGCTTTTAAGCGATTATCAAGATTTTTTGACACAAGTAGATGTTATAGCGGCAAAAGCTAAGCACGCAGAGGATATAAACGCTCTTTTGCCAAAAATCAATTCTAACAATAGATTGTTTTTGCGAGACGCATATCATCCACTACTATTTTTAAATAATAAACGCAAAGGTGAAAAAACCTATCCGCAAACAATTGAACTGCATGACGAAAATAGAATTATAGTCATTTCCGGTCCTAATGCAGGCGGTAAGAGTATCACCTTAAAAACAATTGGACTGCTTCAAGTAATGCTTCAAAGTGGAATGTTGATTCCCGTTCATGAAAGAAGTGAAGTGTGCTTCTTTAAAAAGATTTTAACGGATATTGGCGATAACCAAAGTATTGAAAATCACTTAAGCACATACAGTTACCGCTTAAAGAACATGAACCAATTTTTAAAGCGTTGTGACAATAACACTTTATTCCTAATTGACGAGTTTGGTACTGGAAGTGATCCAGAATTAGGCGGTGCACTTGCAGAAGCATTTTTAGAAGTTTTCTACGAAAGAGGCTCATACGGAGTAATTACCACCCACTACGCCAACTTAAAAGCATTAGCCAATGAATTACCACATGTAACCAATGCAAATATGCTTTTTGATGGAAAAACATTAGAACCTACCTTTCAATTGATTTTAGGACAAGCGGGTAGTTCATTTACTTTTGAGGTTGCCCAAAAGAATGGCATCCCCTACTCACTCATCAACAAAGCCAAGAAGAAAATAGAGCGCGGCAAAGTCCGTTTTGATGCAACCATTGCTAAACTGCAGAAAGAACGTAGTAAAATGGCACAAACAGGCTCTAGGTTGAAAGAGGAAGAAGATAAGGCTAGAGAGGAGAACGAAAGATTAGAAAAGCTAAATGCCAAAATAAAATCTAAACTAGAAAACTACCAAGAACTCTACGATCATGATCAGCGCATGATACAACTGGGCAATAAAGTAAATGTTGCCGCAGATAAATATTTTCAGGATAACAAGAAAAGACCTTTGGTGTCGGAGCTATTGAGAATAGTTGAAACCGAAAATAGCAAGAGAAAGAAGAAAACTGCAAATCAGGCTAAGGCTGAGCGAGCTAAAAAGGCAAAGGTGGCTCAAGAAGTCCAAAAGGAAGTAAAGGTTATTCGTGAGAAGAAGAAGGTTGAAAAGAAGAAAGCTATTTTCAAGGAAAAGAATAAACCAAGACCTGTTTTTAAAATTGGTGACCGCGTTCGTATGTTAGACGGTAAGGCAGTGGGTAGTATAGATTCACTTGAAAAAGGGAAGGCTATTGTCAACTATGGCATATTTACTACCAATGTTAGTGTAGACCAACTAGAAATGGTTCAAAAGAAGAAATAA
- a CDS encoding thiol-disulfide oxidoreductase DCC family protein, producing MNSNKKIILFDGVCNLCNSSVQFAIKRDENDVFRYAAIQSETGERLLAERNIDTNEIDSIILIEPNIAYYTKSTAALEIGKNLKGLRTISSILLWLPESFRNIVYDFIAANRYKWYGKKEACMIPTEELKRKFI from the coding sequence GTGAATTCAAATAAAAAAATCATTCTTTTTGATGGTGTTTGCAACCTATGCAACAGTAGTGTTCAGTTTGCTATTAAGCGAGATGAAAATGATGTTTTTAGATATGCAGCTATACAGAGCGAAACAGGCGAAAGATTATTGGCTGAGCGAAATATTGATACTAATGAAATAGATTCCATAATTCTTATTGAGCCCAATATTGCCTATTACACAAAATCTACCGCGGCGCTAGAAATTGGAAAGAATTTAAAAGGGTTAAGAACAATTTCCTCCATTTTACTATGGCTTCCGGAGTCCTTTCGAAATATCGTATACGATTTTATTGCCGCCAACAGGTACAAATGGTACGGTAAAAAAGAGGCTTGCATGATACCCACCGAAGAATTAAAGCGTAAATTCATTTAA